In one window of Miscanthus floridulus cultivar M001 chromosome 12, ASM1932011v1, whole genome shotgun sequence DNA:
- the LOC136496254 gene encoding kinesin-like protein KIN-14C: MEVGELSDKACETIRQRLFKEGMKCTKSQIRYKWDEVKRLHSFYHNKVLGAKVEVKDEKFWKRILKSRISKKEYKDLIHGPPKDLEHLDFIFGNKIAVESYEKENQERESAESSRDVLTVDLERVTHDAKRFSEQLKMAEDTNKRLQECNSSLQQQNSNLQADASKSGETISKLQKEKSAMMETMAIMRESNSSMGNQLESYRIVQAPRMINEFSPLRTSLSTQFSTFLHQSFRAVSDGCGARTERPA, from the exons ATGGAGGTGGGAGAGCTCTCTGACAAAGCATGTGAAACGATACGTCAGAGGCTCTTCAAAGAAGGAATGAAATGCACGAAATCTCAAATTAGATATAAATGGGATGAGGTGAAAAGACTTCATAGCTTTTATCACAATAAAGTATTAGGGGCAAAAGTGGAGGTAAAAGATGAAAAATTTTGGAAGCGAATATTAAAG tCTCGGATATCAAAGAAAGAGTACAAAGATTTAATACATGGACCTCCTAAAGATCTTGAACATCTTGATTTCATATTTGGGAATAAG ATCGCTGTGGAGTCTTACGAGAAAGAAAATCAGGAAAGGGAATCAGCTGAGAGTTCACGAGATGTGCTGACTGTGGACCTAGAAAGGGTCACTCATGATGCTAAGCGGTTTAGCGAGCAG TTAAAAATGGCCGAAGACACGAATAAAAGGCTTCAAGAATGCAACAGCAGCCTGCAACAACAGAACAGTAATCTTCAGGCTGATGCCTCAAAGAGTGGTGAGACTATCTCAAAACTTCAAAAAGAGAAGAGTGCCATGATGGAAACTATGGCTATTATGAGAGAAAGTAACAGCTCAATGGGCAATCAGCTTGAATCTTATAGA ATAGTCCAGGCTCCCAGGATGATAAACGAGTTCAGTCCTTTGCGCACCTCACTGTCCACACAATTCTCCACTTTCCTCCACCAGTCATTCAGGGCTGTATCAGATGGCTGTGGGGCGAGGACTGAGAGGCCTGCATAA
- the LOC136498020 gene encoding uncharacterized protein isoform X3 produces MLGANMENVDAPSVSEANELRQDVLDPSGLQYYVPSVSSHAYSNTNASQPSTMGDPQGNNQAHTRSHLSNLMIEEVPETRYRLANSSTSRGFRSGADRGGQSNSVHSSSTGNMTSRPPVSGSGTASVNSSQRQTIASSSANKHMVTDGPVSLQSSSGFEHGVPGQLSMSDIVKMGRPQGKASSKPVVTADRGYAGQYPSLPNTNQNLKQSVSMVPPTELDKGLQPAQDSVQVKNHGHSAADSKLPYGTDWSPQDDPTSLPETSGDPSLYEASFQSSTLVTDVVNSHENSHLDENSTFAMRPAPASERHLEPSDGISEYNDGMLNNSSSYQRHNYSYTEQEAAANFQSLSLHNDELAAKKTAEDNPAVIIPDHLQVTETERASLSFGSFGSGAFSGLLPRKATDRNVEFPAREESAPVDQLDARNQDYYESGAVTSQADENLEAMLGANMENVDAPSVSEANELRQDVLDPSGLQYYVPSVSSHAYSNTNASQPSTMGDPQGNNQAHTRSHLSNLMIEEVPETRYRLANSSTSRGFRSGADRGGQSNSVHSSSTGNMTSRPPVSGSGTASVNSSQRQTIASSSANKHMVTDGPVSLQSSSGFEHGVPGQLSMSDIVKMGRPQGKASSKPVVTADRGYAGQYPSLPNTNQHLKQSVSMVPPTELDKGLQPAQDSVQVKNHGHSAADSKLPYGTDWSPQDDPTSLPETSGDPSLYEASFQSSTLVTDVVNSHENSHLDENSTFAMRPAPASERHLEPSDGISEYNDGMLNNSSSYQRHNYSYTEQEAAAANFQSLSLHNDELAAKKTAEDNPAVIIPDHLQVTETERVSLSFGSFGSGAFSGLLPRKATDRNVEFPAREESAPVDQLDARNQDYYESGAVTSQADENLEAMLGANMENVDAPSVSEANELRQDVLDPSGLQYYVPSVSSHAYSNTNASQPSTMGDPQGNNQAHTRSHLSNLMIEEVPEKNNMGSE; encoded by the exons ATGCTGGGAGCCAACATGGAGAATGTCGATGCGCCTTCTGTTTCAGAGGCTAATGAGCTCAGGCAGGACGTACTTGATCCTTCTGGACTTCAATATTATGTGCCATCAGTTTCAAGTCATGCTTATTCAAACACGAACGCTTCACAGCCTAGCACAATGGGGGATCCACAAGGAAACAACCAAGCACATACTCGTTCCCATTTGTCAAACTTGATG ATTGAAGAGGTTCCTGAGACAAGATATCGATTGGCAAATAGTTCTACTAGTCGAGGCTTTAGAAGTGGTGCAGATCGTGGTGGACAGAGCAATTCTGTGCACTCCAGCTCTACTG GTAACATGACCTCAAGGCCACCAGTCTCAGGGTCTGGTACGGCATCAGTTAATTCCAGTCAGAGGCAAACAATTGCAAG TTCCTCTGCAAACAAACATATGGTTACTGATGGACCAGTATCATTGCAATCATCGTCTGGGTTTGAGCATGGTGTACCTGGTCAGTTGTCGATGTCTGACATTGTGAAAATGGGTCGGCCTCAGGGCAAGGCTTCTAGCAAACCTGTTGTCACAGCTGACAGAGGTTATGCTGGACAGTACCCATCTCTGCCAAACACAAACCAGAACCTGAAACAATCTGTAAGCATGGTTCCCCCAACAGAGCTTGACAAGGGGTTACAACCTGCCCAAGATTCGGTTCAGGTTAAGAATCATGGTCATTCTGCTGCTGACAGCAAGCTCCCATATGGTACTGATTGGTCTCCGCAAGACGACCCAACATCCCTTCCTGAGACATCTGGTGATCCGTCCTTGTATGAAGCATCGTTTCAGTCATCTACATTGGTTACTGATGTAGTTAATTCACATGAAAATTCGCACTTGGATGAAAACAGCACCTTTGCAATGAGACCAGCACCTGCCTCTGAGAGACACTTGGAACCTAGTGACGGTATTTCTGAATACAATGATGGAATGTTGAACAACTCAAGTTCCTATCAGCGTCATAATTACTCTTACACAGAACAAGAAG cagcagcaaacttcCAGAGTTTAAGCCTACATAATGATGAGTTAGCTGCAAAAAAGACTGCCGAAGATAACCCTGCAGTGATAATTCCTGATCATTTGCAAGTTACGGAAACAGAACGTGCCAGTTTGAGCTTTGGCAGTTTTGGATCTGGTGCGTTTTCTGGGCTACTCCCACGAAAGGCCACGGATAGAAATGTGGAATTCCCTGCTCGAGAGGAATCTGCACCAGTAGATCAATTAGATGCCAG GAATCAAGATTACTATGAAAGTGGTGCAGTAACTTCGCAAGCAGACGAAAATCTTGAGGCCATGCTGGGAGCCAACATGGAGAATGTCGATGCGCCTTCTGTTTCAGAGGCTAATGAGCTCAGGCAGGACGTACTTGATCCTTCTGGACTTCAATATTATGTGCCATCAGTTTCAAGTCATGCTTATTCAAACACGAACGCTTCACAGCCTAGCACAATGGGGGATCCACAAGGAAACAACCAAGCACATACTCGTTCCCATTTGTCAAACTTGATG ATTGAAGAGGTTCCTGAGACAAGATATCGATTGGCAAATAGTTCTACTAGTCGAGGCTTTAGAAGTGGTGCAGATCGTGGTGGACAGAGCAATTCTGTGCACTCCAGCTCTACTG GTAACATGACCTCAAGGCCACCAGTCTCAGGGTCTGGTACGGCATCAGTTAATTCCAGTCAGAGGCAAACAATTGCAAG TTCCTCTGCAAACAAACATATGGTTACTGATGGACCAGTATCATTGCAATCATCGTCTGGGTTTGAGCATGGTGTACCTGGTCAGTTGTCGATGTCTGACATTGTGAAAATGGGTCGGCCTCAGGGCAAGGCTTCTAGCAAACCTGTTGTCACAGCTGACAGAGGTTATGCTGGACAGTACCCATCTCTGCCAAACACAAACCAGCACCTGAAACAATCTGTAAGCATGGTTCCCCCAACAGAGCTTGACAAGGGGTTACAACCTGCCCAAGATTCGGTTCAGGTTAAGAATCATGGTCATTCTGCTGCTGACAGCAAGCTCCCATATGGTACTGATTGGTCTCCGCAAGACGACCCAACATCCCTTCCTGAGACATCTGGTGATCCGTCCTTGTATGAAGCATCGTTTCAGTCATCTACATTGGTTACTGATGTAGTTAATTCACATGAAAATTCGCACTTGGATGAAAACAGCACCTTTGCAATGAGACCAGCACCTGCCTCTGAGAGACACTTGGAACCTAGTGACGGTATTTCTGAATACAATGATGGAATGTTGAACAACTCAAGTTCCTATCAGCGTCATAATTACTCTTACACAGAACAAGAAG cagcagcagcaaacttcCAGAGTTTAAGCCTACATAATGATGAGTTAGCTGCAAAAAAGACTGCCGAAGATAACCCTGCAGTGATAATTCCTGATCATTTGCAAGTTACGGAAACAGAACGTGTCAGTTTGAGCTTTGGCAGTTTTGGATCTGGTGCGTTTTCTGGGCTACTCCCACGAAAGGCCACGGATAGAAATGTGGAATTCCCTGCTCGAGAGGAATCTGCACCAGTAGATCAATTAGATGCCAG GAATCAAGATTACTATGAAAGTGGTGCAGTAACTTCGCAAGCAGACGAAAATCTTGAGGCCATGCTGGGAGCCAACATGGAGAATGTCGATGCGCCTTCTGTTTCAGAGGCTAATGAGCTCAGGCAGGACGTACTTGATCCTTCTGGACTTCAATATTATGTGCCATCAGTTTCAAGTCATGCTTATTCAAACACGAACGCTTCACAGCCTAGCACAATGGGGGATCCACAAGGAAACAACCAAGCACATACTCGTTCCCATTTGTCAAACTTGATG ATTGAAGAGGTTCCTGAGAAAAATAATATGGGATCAGAGTAG
- the LOC136498020 gene encoding uncharacterized protein isoform X2, with protein sequence MLGANMENVDAPSVSEANELRQDVLDPSGLQYYVPSVSSHAYSNTNASQPSTMGDPQGNNQAHTRSHLSNLMIEEVPETRYRLANSSTSRGFRSGADRGGQSNSVHSSSTGNMTSRPPVSGSGTASVNSSQRQTIASSSANKHMVTDGPVSLQSSSGFEHGVPGQLSMSDIVKMGRPQGKASSKPVVTADRGYAGQYPSLPNTNQNLKQSVSMVPPTELDKGLQPAQDSVQVKNHGHSAADSKLPYGTDWSPQDDPTSLPETSGDPSLYEASFQSSTLVTDVVNSHENSHLDENSTFAMRPAPASERHLEPSDGISEYNDGMLNNSSSYQRHNYSYTEQEAAAANFQSLSLHNDELAAKKTAEDNPAVIIPDHLQVTETERASLSFGSFGSGAFSGLLPRKATDRNVEFPAREESAPVDQLDARNQDYYESGAVTSQADENLEAMLGANMENVDAPSVSEANELRQDVLDPSGLQYYVPSVSSHAYSNTNASQPSTMGDPQGNNQAHTRSHLSNLMIEEVPETRYRLANSSTSRGFRSGADRGGQSNSVHSSSTGNMTSRPPVSGSGTASVNSSQRQTIASSSANKHMVTDGPVSLQSSSGFEHGVPGQLSMSDIVKMGRPQGKASSKPVVTADRGYAGQYPSLPNTNQHLKQSVSMVPPTELDKGLQPAQDSVQVKNHGHSAADSKLPYGTDWSPQDDPTSLPETSGDPSLYEASFQSSTLVTDVVNSHENSHLDENSTFAMRPAPASERHLEPSDGISEYNDGMLNNSSSYQRHNYSYTEQEAAANFQSLSLHNDELAAKKTAEDNPAVIIPDHLQVTETERVSLSFGSFGSGAFSGLLPRKATDRNVEFPAREESAPVDQLDARNQDYYESGAVTSQADENLEAMLGANMENVDAPSVSEANELRQDVLDPSGLQYYVPSVSSHAYSNTNASQPSTMGDPQGNNQAHTRSHLSNLMIEEVPEKNNMGSE encoded by the exons ATGCTGGGAGCCAACATGGAGAATGTCGATGCGCCTTCTGTTTCAGAGGCTAATGAGCTCAGGCAGGACGTACTTGATCCTTCTGGACTTCAATATTATGTGCCATCAGTTTCAAGTCATGCTTATTCAAACACGAACGCTTCACAGCCTAGCACAATGGGGGATCCACAAGGAAACAACCAAGCACATACTCGTTCCCATTTGTCAAACTTGATG ATTGAAGAGGTTCCTGAGACAAGATATCGATTGGCAAATAGTTCTACTAGTCGAGGCTTTAGAAGTGGTGCAGATCGTGGTGGACAGAGCAATTCTGTGCACTCCAGCTCTACTG GTAACATGACCTCAAGGCCACCAGTCTCAGGGTCTGGTACGGCATCAGTTAATTCCAGTCAGAGGCAAACAATTGCAAG TTCCTCTGCAAACAAACATATGGTTACTGATGGACCAGTATCATTGCAATCATCGTCTGGGTTTGAGCATGGTGTACCTGGTCAGTTGTCGATGTCTGACATTGTGAAAATGGGTCGGCCTCAGGGCAAGGCTTCTAGCAAACCTGTTGTCACAGCTGACAGAGGTTATGCTGGACAGTACCCATCTCTGCCAAACACAAACCAGAACCTGAAACAATCTGTAAGCATGGTTCCCCCAACAGAGCTTGACAAGGGGTTACAACCTGCCCAAGATTCGGTTCAGGTTAAGAATCATGGTCATTCTGCTGCTGACAGCAAGCTCCCATATGGTACTGATTGGTCTCCGCAAGACGACCCAACATCCCTTCCTGAGACATCTGGTGATCCGTCCTTGTATGAAGCATCGTTTCAGTCATCTACATTGGTTACTGATGTAGTTAATTCACATGAAAATTCGCACTTGGATGAAAACAGCACCTTTGCAATGAGACCAGCACCTGCCTCTGAGAGACACTTGGAACCTAGTGACGGTATTTCTGAATACAATGATGGAATGTTGAACAACTCAAGTTCCTATCAGCGTCATAATTACTCTTACACAGAACAAGAAG cagcagcagcaaacttcCAGAGTTTAAGCCTACATAATGATGAGTTAGCTGCAAAAAAGACTGCCGAAGATAACCCTGCAGTGATAATTCCTGATCATTTGCAAGTTACGGAAACAGAACGTGCCAGTTTGAGCTTTGGCAGTTTTGGATCTGGTGCGTTTTCTGGGCTACTCCCACGAAAGGCCACGGATAGAAATGTGGAATTCCCTGCTCGAGAGGAATCTGCACCAGTAGATCAATTAGATGCCAG GAATCAAGATTACTATGAAAGTGGTGCAGTAACTTCGCAAGCAGACGAAAATCTTGAGGCCATGCTGGGAGCCAACATGGAGAATGTCGATGCGCCTTCTGTTTCAGAGGCTAATGAGCTCAGGCAGGACGTACTTGATCCTTCTGGACTTCAATATTATGTGCCATCAGTTTCAAGTCATGCTTATTCAAACACGAACGCTTCACAGCCTAGCACAATGGGGGATCCACAAGGAAACAACCAAGCACATACTCGTTCCCATTTGTCAAACTTGATG ATTGAAGAGGTTCCTGAGACAAGATATCGATTGGCAAATAGTTCTACTAGTCGAGGCTTTAGAAGTGGTGCAGATCGTGGTGGACAGAGCAATTCTGTGCACTCCAGCTCTACTG GTAACATGACCTCAAGGCCACCAGTCTCAGGGTCTGGTACGGCATCAGTTAATTCCAGTCAGAGGCAAACAATTGCAAG TTCCTCTGCAAACAAACATATGGTTACTGATGGACCAGTATCATTGCAATCATCGTCTGGGTTTGAGCATGGTGTACCTGGTCAGTTGTCGATGTCTGACATTGTGAAAATGGGTCGGCCTCAGGGCAAGGCTTCTAGCAAACCTGTTGTCACAGCTGACAGAGGTTATGCTGGACAGTACCCATCTCTGCCAAACACAAACCAGCACCTGAAACAATCTGTAAGCATGGTTCCCCCAACAGAGCTTGACAAGGGGTTACAACCTGCCCAAGATTCGGTTCAGGTTAAGAATCATGGTCATTCTGCTGCTGACAGCAAGCTCCCATATGGTACTGATTGGTCTCCGCAAGACGACCCAACATCCCTTCCTGAGACATCTGGTGATCCGTCCTTGTATGAAGCATCGTTTCAGTCATCTACATTGGTTACTGATGTAGTTAATTCACATGAAAATTCGCACTTGGATGAAAACAGCACCTTTGCAATGAGACCAGCACCTGCCTCTGAGAGACACTTGGAACCTAGTGACGGTATTTCTGAATACAATGATGGAATGTTGAACAACTCAAGTTCCTATCAGCGTCATAATTACTCTTACACAGAACAAGAAG cagcagcaaacttcCAGAGTTTAAGCCTACATAATGATGAGTTAGCTGCAAAAAAGACTGCCGAAGATAACCCTGCAGTGATAATTCCTGATCATTTGCAAGTTACGGAAACAGAACGTGTCAGTTTGAGCTTTGGCAGTTTTGGATCTGGTGCGTTTTCTGGGCTACTCCCACGAAAGGCCACGGATAGAAATGTGGAATTCCCTGCTCGAGAGGAATCTGCACCAGTAGATCAATTAGATGCCAG GAATCAAGATTACTATGAAAGTGGTGCAGTAACTTCGCAAGCAGACGAAAATCTTGAGGCCATGCTGGGAGCCAACATGGAGAATGTCGATGCGCCTTCTGTTTCAGAGGCTAATGAGCTCAGGCAGGACGTACTTGATCCTTCTGGACTTCAATATTATGTGCCATCAGTTTCAAGTCATGCTTATTCAAACACGAACGCTTCACAGCCTAGCACAATGGGGGATCCACAAGGAAACAACCAAGCACATACTCGTTCCCATTTGTCAAACTTGATG ATTGAAGAGGTTCCTGAGAAAAATAATATGGGATCAGAGTAG
- the LOC136498020 gene encoding uncharacterized protein isoform X1, with protein MLGANMENVDAPSVSEANELRQDVLDPSGLQYYVPSVSSHAYSNTNASQPSTMGDPQGNNQAHTRSHLSNLMIEEVPETRYRLANSSTSRGFRSGADRGGQSNSVHSSSTGNMTSRPPVSGSGTASVNSSQRQTIASSSANKHMVTDGPVSLQSSSGFEHGVPGQLSMSDIVKMGRPQGKASSKPVVTADRGYAGQYPSLPNTNQNLKQSVSMVPPTELDKGLQPAQDSVQVKNHGHSAADSKLPYGTDWSPQDDPTSLPETSGDPSLYEASFQSSTLVTDVVNSHENSHLDENSTFAMRPAPASERHLEPSDGISEYNDGMLNNSSSYQRHNYSYTEQEAAAANFQSLSLHNDELAAKKTAEDNPAVIIPDHLQVTETERASLSFGSFGSGAFSGLLPRKATDRNVEFPAREESAPVDQLDARNQDYYESGAVTSQADENLEAMLGANMENVDAPSVSEANELRQDVLDPSGLQYYVPSVSSHAYSNTNASQPSTMGDPQGNNQAHTRSHLSNLMIEEVPETRYRLANSSTSRGFRSGADRGGQSNSVHSSSTGNMTSRPPVSGSGTASVNSSQRQTIASSSANKHMVTDGPVSLQSSSGFEHGVPGQLSMSDIVKMGRPQGKASSKPVVTADRGYAGQYPSLPNTNQHLKQSVSMVPPTELDKGLQPAQDSVQVKNHGHSAADSKLPYGTDWSPQDDPTSLPETSGDPSLYEASFQSSTLVTDVVNSHENSHLDENSTFAMRPAPASERHLEPSDGISEYNDGMLNNSSSYQRHNYSYTEQEAAAANFQSLSLHNDELAAKKTAEDNPAVIIPDHLQVTETERVSLSFGSFGSGAFSGLLPRKATDRNVEFPAREESAPVDQLDARNQDYYESGAVTSQADENLEAMLGANMENVDAPSVSEANELRQDVLDPSGLQYYVPSVSSHAYSNTNASQPSTMGDPQGNNQAHTRSHLSNLMIEEVPEKNNMGSE; from the exons ATGCTGGGAGCCAACATGGAGAATGTCGATGCGCCTTCTGTTTCAGAGGCTAATGAGCTCAGGCAGGACGTACTTGATCCTTCTGGACTTCAATATTATGTGCCATCAGTTTCAAGTCATGCTTATTCAAACACGAACGCTTCACAGCCTAGCACAATGGGGGATCCACAAGGAAACAACCAAGCACATACTCGTTCCCATTTGTCAAACTTGATG ATTGAAGAGGTTCCTGAGACAAGATATCGATTGGCAAATAGTTCTACTAGTCGAGGCTTTAGAAGTGGTGCAGATCGTGGTGGACAGAGCAATTCTGTGCACTCCAGCTCTACTG GTAACATGACCTCAAGGCCACCAGTCTCAGGGTCTGGTACGGCATCAGTTAATTCCAGTCAGAGGCAAACAATTGCAAG TTCCTCTGCAAACAAACATATGGTTACTGATGGACCAGTATCATTGCAATCATCGTCTGGGTTTGAGCATGGTGTACCTGGTCAGTTGTCGATGTCTGACATTGTGAAAATGGGTCGGCCTCAGGGCAAGGCTTCTAGCAAACCTGTTGTCACAGCTGACAGAGGTTATGCTGGACAGTACCCATCTCTGCCAAACACAAACCAGAACCTGAAACAATCTGTAAGCATGGTTCCCCCAACAGAGCTTGACAAGGGGTTACAACCTGCCCAAGATTCGGTTCAGGTTAAGAATCATGGTCATTCTGCTGCTGACAGCAAGCTCCCATATGGTACTGATTGGTCTCCGCAAGACGACCCAACATCCCTTCCTGAGACATCTGGTGATCCGTCCTTGTATGAAGCATCGTTTCAGTCATCTACATTGGTTACTGATGTAGTTAATTCACATGAAAATTCGCACTTGGATGAAAACAGCACCTTTGCAATGAGACCAGCACCTGCCTCTGAGAGACACTTGGAACCTAGTGACGGTATTTCTGAATACAATGATGGAATGTTGAACAACTCAAGTTCCTATCAGCGTCATAATTACTCTTACACAGAACAAGAAG cagcagcagcaaacttcCAGAGTTTAAGCCTACATAATGATGAGTTAGCTGCAAAAAAGACTGCCGAAGATAACCCTGCAGTGATAATTCCTGATCATTTGCAAGTTACGGAAACAGAACGTGCCAGTTTGAGCTTTGGCAGTTTTGGATCTGGTGCGTTTTCTGGGCTACTCCCACGAAAGGCCACGGATAGAAATGTGGAATTCCCTGCTCGAGAGGAATCTGCACCAGTAGATCAATTAGATGCCAG GAATCAAGATTACTATGAAAGTGGTGCAGTAACTTCGCAAGCAGACGAAAATCTTGAGGCCATGCTGGGAGCCAACATGGAGAATGTCGATGCGCCTTCTGTTTCAGAGGCTAATGAGCTCAGGCAGGACGTACTTGATCCTTCTGGACTTCAATATTATGTGCCATCAGTTTCAAGTCATGCTTATTCAAACACGAACGCTTCACAGCCTAGCACAATGGGGGATCCACAAGGAAACAACCAAGCACATACTCGTTCCCATTTGTCAAACTTGATG ATTGAAGAGGTTCCTGAGACAAGATATCGATTGGCAAATAGTTCTACTAGTCGAGGCTTTAGAAGTGGTGCAGATCGTGGTGGACAGAGCAATTCTGTGCACTCCAGCTCTACTG GTAACATGACCTCAAGGCCACCAGTCTCAGGGTCTGGTACGGCATCAGTTAATTCCAGTCAGAGGCAAACAATTGCAAG TTCCTCTGCAAACAAACATATGGTTACTGATGGACCAGTATCATTGCAATCATCGTCTGGGTTTGAGCATGGTGTACCTGGTCAGTTGTCGATGTCTGACATTGTGAAAATGGGTCGGCCTCAGGGCAAGGCTTCTAGCAAACCTGTTGTCACAGCTGACAGAGGTTATGCTGGACAGTACCCATCTCTGCCAAACACAAACCAGCACCTGAAACAATCTGTAAGCATGGTTCCCCCAACAGAGCTTGACAAGGGGTTACAACCTGCCCAAGATTCGGTTCAGGTTAAGAATCATGGTCATTCTGCTGCTGACAGCAAGCTCCCATATGGTACTGATTGGTCTCCGCAAGACGACCCAACATCCCTTCCTGAGACATCTGGTGATCCGTCCTTGTATGAAGCATCGTTTCAGTCATCTACATTGGTTACTGATGTAGTTAATTCACATGAAAATTCGCACTTGGATGAAAACAGCACCTTTGCAATGAGACCAGCACCTGCCTCTGAGAGACACTTGGAACCTAGTGACGGTATTTCTGAATACAATGATGGAATGTTGAACAACTCAAGTTCCTATCAGCGTCATAATTACTCTTACACAGAACAAGAAG cagcagcagcaaacttcCAGAGTTTAAGCCTACATAATGATGAGTTAGCTGCAAAAAAGACTGCCGAAGATAACCCTGCAGTGATAATTCCTGATCATTTGCAAGTTACGGAAACAGAACGTGTCAGTTTGAGCTTTGGCAGTTTTGGATCTGGTGCGTTTTCTGGGCTACTCCCACGAAAGGCCACGGATAGAAATGTGGAATTCCCTGCTCGAGAGGAATCTGCACCAGTAGATCAATTAGATGCCAG GAATCAAGATTACTATGAAAGTGGTGCAGTAACTTCGCAAGCAGACGAAAATCTTGAGGCCATGCTGGGAGCCAACATGGAGAATGTCGATGCGCCTTCTGTTTCAGAGGCTAATGAGCTCAGGCAGGACGTACTTGATCCTTCTGGACTTCAATATTATGTGCCATCAGTTTCAAGTCATGCTTATTCAAACACGAACGCTTCACAGCCTAGCACAATGGGGGATCCACAAGGAAACAACCAAGCACATACTCGTTCCCATTTGTCAAACTTGATG ATTGAAGAGGTTCCTGAGAAAAATAATATGGGATCAGAGTAG